One window of Salegentibacter sp. Hel_I_6 genomic DNA carries:
- a CDS encoding aspartyl protease family protein has protein sequence MKKRTISKIDKNIIDRKSITNLKLIRVKTIKMRNKIFYLLLFLSSTVFSQELILPYAEQEGWPIIQVEINNRNYKFLFDTGAGITVVNSNTIKNLAIIENIETRDINKTIENIPVSILPKLKIGAKTFSEQKVAYKSLESLNMNFCELQLDGIIGIDIMKGFLIEVNTQERVIEFHNKNSFDLDELKGFSKNKYKHDIPTIKLKIDRQKRYASFDTGSNGDLTLSDYKLSDFINDNKNITSIGKGSLGINSSQDKIINHEFINENIEFGDLSLKNQNFTLNNQSQNNIGFDFIKQFNFFLDVSDKIIYLKKHSDFNVPESNISKYGFWIFYNFDAKNYYVSTIVDTNGQLKIGDVLLKINDIELPQEYCELSTFLKKHMEKNMTIHIERNGKESVVKYNYS, from the coding sequence ATGAAAAAGAGGACAATCAGTAAAATAGATAAAAATATAATTGATCGAAAATCAATAACAAATTTGAAGTTAATCAGAGTTAAAACAATAAAAATGAGAAACAAAATATTTTATTTACTATTATTTTTAAGTTCAACAGTCTTTTCGCAAGAATTAATTCTTCCTTATGCAGAACAAGAAGGTTGGCCTATAATTCAAGTAGAAATTAATAATAGAAATTACAAATTCCTATTTGATACCGGAGCGGGAATTACAGTGGTAAATTCTAATACAATAAAAAATTTAGCTATAATAGAGAATATAGAGACCAGAGATATTAATAAAACTATAGAAAATATTCCTGTATCTATATTGCCCAAACTAAAGATTGGTGCAAAAACATTTTCAGAACAAAAAGTTGCATACAAAAGCTTAGAAAGCTTGAATATGAATTTTTGTGAACTTCAGCTTGATGGAATAATTGGAATTGATATTATGAAGGGTTTTTTAATAGAAGTAAACACTCAAGAAAGAGTAATTGAATTCCATAATAAAAATTCATTTGACCTAGATGAGCTAAAAGGTTTTTCCAAAAATAAATACAAACACGATATTCCAACTATAAAATTAAAAATTGACAGACAAAAAAGATATGCCAGTTTTGATACAGGGAGTAATGGTGATCTAACACTTTCAGATTATAAACTATCAGATTTCATAAATGACAATAAAAATATCACATCAATAGGAAAAGGATCATTGGGAATAAACAGCTCTCAAGATAAAATAATTAACCACGAATTTATTAATGAGAATATAGAGTTTGGAGATTTATCTTTAAAAAATCAAAATTTCACTTTAAATAATCAAAGTCAAAATAATATAGGATTTGATTTTATAAAACAATTTAATTTCTTTTTAGATGTATCTGATAAAATAATTTATTTGAAAAAGCATTCTGATTTTAATGTTCCAGAAAGTAATATTTCAAAGTATGGATTTTGGATATTTTATAATTTTGATGCAAAAAACTATTATGTCTCAACCATTGTTGATACAAATGGACAATTAAAAATTGGAGATGTTTTATTAAAAATAAATGATATAGAATTACCTCAAGAATACTGTGAACTTTCAACTTTTTTAAAAAAACATATGGAAAAAAATATGACAATTCATATCGAAAGGAATGGTAAGGAATCTGTAGTAAAGTATAACTACAGCTAA
- a CDS encoding DUF5712 family protein: protein MPISKPHSSLGANNSGSCSSLAQYLDKENQELEKKIQTSDSISKIALYEKRKQHFFDATSDQVSLISVIDKIDNNKKKLGKKDAKYYAPTISFSQKELAHLSEMAAGRKVESVWDFSNEEYIKFNKLIRDYGRKVMDEYAANFNRQSKGLNEGKDLVYFGKIEHFRKFKGNDKDVKNGLFHSGDYKPGLNSHIHIIVSRKDKTQKMKLSPVANERSKDRTIGKNKYHVGFDRTKWIMKNEKIFDDFFKYKRQELEKFEVQSILKNGSPKEKDEIKQRLEKLSIKPEINKRRNYTMRR from the coding sequence ATGCCAATTAGTAAACCACATAGTTCTTTAGGAGCAAATAATTCCGGCAGTTGCTCTTCCCTGGCGCAATACTTAGACAAGGAAAACCAGGAATTAGAAAAGAAGATACAAACCTCGGATAGTATCTCAAAAATTGCGCTCTATGAAAAGAGAAAACAGCATTTTTTTGATGCCACATCAGACCAGGTAAGTTTAATTTCGGTCATTGATAAGATTGACAATAACAAAAAGAAGCTAGGTAAGAAGGATGCTAAGTATTACGCTCCTACCATAAGCTTTAGCCAGAAAGAATTAGCACATTTATCCGAAATGGCCGCCGGCAGAAAAGTTGAAAGTGTATGGGATTTTTCAAATGAGGAATATATAAAGTTCAATAAACTGATAAGGGATTATGGGCGTAAAGTGATGGATGAATATGCTGCCAACTTTAACAGGCAGAGCAAAGGGCTAAATGAAGGAAAGGATTTAGTTTATTTTGGTAAAATTGAACATTTTCGAAAATTTAAAGGGAATGATAAAGATGTAAAAAACGGATTATTCCACTCTGGTGATTATAAACCAGGATTAAATTCCCATATTCATATTATTGTAAGCCGGAAAGACAAAACCCAAAAAATGAAATTGAGCCCGGTGGCCAATGAACGGTCTAAAGACCGGACTATAGGAAAAAACAAGTACCACGTAGGTTTCGACCGCACCAAATGGATAATGAAGAACGAGAAGATATTTGATGATTTCTTCAAATATAAACGCCAGGAACTAGAAAAATTTGAGGTTCAGAGTATTTTGAAAAATGGTTCACCGAAAGAGAAAGACGAAATCAAGCAGCGTTTAGAAAAATTATCCATTAAGCCGGAAATCAATAAAAGAAGAAATTACACAATGAGAAGATGA
- a CDS encoding BfmA/BtgA family mobilization protein gives MKNKSIQIQEKHHKDLQKLSESLGQSYGKLVEKMILYFKRTGIDPDDLKNESPSHKIQQLDKRLVSFLKVQERDILKPLRQETYEYYQNYDKTLKDAKANINKNLGLLDNNSEIRANHILKELAKQRKALITLSEHLDPANKKGLKTVFQNIFKNAN, from the coding sequence ATGAAAAACAAGAGTATTCAAATTCAGGAAAAACACCATAAAGATTTACAGAAACTTTCGGAAAGTCTTGGGCAATCTTATGGAAAATTAGTAGAAAAAATGATCCTTTATTTTAAGCGTACCGGGATTGATCCGGATGATTTAAAAAATGAAAGTCCTTCCCATAAAATTCAGCAATTAGATAAGAGATTAGTTTCATTTCTAAAGGTGCAAGAGCGTGATATCTTGAAACCACTTAGGCAAGAAACCTATGAATATTATCAAAACTACGATAAGACTTTAAAAGATGCCAAAGCGAATATTAATAAAAATCTTGGCTTACTGGATAATAACTCAGAGATCAGAGCTAATCACATTTTAAAGGAATTAGCTAAACAACGTAAAGCTTTAATTACCCTTTCTGAACATCTAGACCCAGCAAATAAGAAAGGATTGAAAACTGTCTTTCAAAATATTTTTAAAAATGCCAATTAG
- a CDS encoding toprim domain-containing protein has protein sequence MNCNNANNISIYNLLLEMGVKCKKHNSSQAWFLSPFRKETIASFKVSKQLNRWYDHGEGIGGNTIDLITRLNNCSVKEALSILNEKSFSFHQQEIFTYENKPGFKVLKKQNLQNEALINYLDSRGISYTNARVYCFELYYRVNGKDYFAIAFNNNSGGMELRNKYFKGCTGSKDFTTINNESRFVKVFEGFIDFLTYLELYPKEINSSDYLVCNSTALIRKILPELKRYSSIDLYLDNDTAGKKVSSLIIQYYSQASLKNHLYAEYKDLNEMWMKNV, from the coding sequence ATGAACTGTAATAATGCAAATAATATTTCCATCTACAATTTACTTTTAGAAATGGGTGTGAAATGTAAAAAGCATAACTCAAGCCAAGCCTGGTTCTTAAGTCCATTCCGGAAAGAAACAATAGCCTCGTTTAAAGTTTCCAAACAATTAAATAGATGGTATGACCACGGAGAAGGTATAGGAGGTAATACAATTGATCTCATTACCCGGTTAAATAATTGTTCCGTTAAGGAAGCATTAAGCATATTAAACGAGAAATCTTTTTCTTTTCACCAGCAGGAAATTTTTACATATGAGAATAAGCCAGGATTTAAAGTTCTTAAAAAACAGAATTTGCAGAATGAAGCACTGATAAATTACCTCGATTCCCGGGGAATTTCTTACACCAATGCAAGAGTCTATTGTTTTGAACTCTATTACAGGGTCAATGGAAAGGACTATTTCGCAATTGCTTTCAACAACAATTCAGGAGGTATGGAACTCCGCAATAAATACTTTAAAGGGTGTACTGGTTCGAAGGATTTCACAACGATAAATAATGAAAGTAGGTTTGTAAAAGTTTTTGAAGGCTTTATAGACTTCCTGACCTATCTAGAACTTTATCCAAAAGAAATAAACTCTTCAGACTATCTAGTTTGCAATTCAACAGCACTAATCAGGAAAATTTTACCTGAATTAAAACGCTATTCAAGTATCGATCTATACCTGGATAATGATACCGCTGGAAAAAAAGTGAGTAGTCTTATTATTCAATATTATTCTCAGGCAAGTTTAAAAAATCACTTGTATGCAGAATACAAGGACTTAAATGAAATGTGGATGAAAAATGTATAA
- a CDS encoding virulence-associated E family protein, which yields MEYNSGMYDSGKNSNTKFDQVIAYLNDKYLVRFNIILIQYQIKLKSNGKWEILNLNSLFIELEQAGITISLPKLEILFKSHLIERYNPIGGYFKALPEWDGIDHIKKLCSYIKADDDELLQYHMEKWLTRAVLCSLVDDKVNKQCLVFTSSKQNVGKTTFFRFLAPKELKDYYVEDIGTDKDSLIKLSKNFIINIDELSIQGQGNIKTLKSFISRGSINERLPYGKRQERLERRSNFVASTNEMDFLVDETGNVRWLIFEIFSIDFNYSKIDIDKVWAQAYFNAFKRKNYNPELSTEDILKNEKRNELFLNWTMEKELIVKYLEPGTNEKDFMTATDVIIELRAMGVGLSLSKIKIGKALKMLKFPVARHMGEKRAHGYLVKPKDLSAKNKN from the coding sequence ATGGAATACAATTCAGGGATGTATGACTCCGGAAAAAATAGTAATACCAAATTTGATCAAGTAATAGCGTATTTAAATGATAAATATTTGGTTCGATTCAATATAATATTAATTCAGTATCAAATAAAGCTTAAAAGCAACGGGAAATGGGAAATTCTAAATTTAAACTCTCTTTTTATCGAACTCGAACAAGCAGGTATTACCATAAGTCTCCCAAAATTAGAGATACTTTTTAAAAGCCATTTAATAGAAAGATATAATCCAATAGGAGGTTATTTTAAAGCTTTACCTGAATGGGATGGTATTGATCATATTAAAAAACTTTGCAGTTATATAAAGGCCGATGACGATGAGTTACTCCAATACCATATGGAAAAATGGCTTACACGAGCAGTTTTATGCTCTTTAGTTGATGACAAAGTAAACAAACAGTGTTTAGTATTTACTAGCTCTAAACAGAACGTAGGTAAAACTACATTCTTTAGGTTTCTTGCTCCAAAAGAATTAAAAGACTATTACGTAGAGGATATCGGCACAGACAAAGATAGCCTTATCAAATTAAGTAAAAACTTTATAATTAACATCGACGAATTATCTATTCAAGGCCAGGGTAACATAAAAACTCTGAAATCTTTTATCTCCAGAGGAAGTATTAATGAAAGATTACCATATGGCAAACGCCAAGAACGTTTAGAAAGGAGAAGTAATTTTGTAGCCTCTACAAATGAAATGGATTTTTTAGTAGATGAAACGGGCAATGTTAGGTGGCTGATTTTCGAAATTTTTTCAATTGATTTTAACTATTCAAAAATTGACATTGATAAAGTTTGGGCGCAAGCATATTTCAATGCTTTTAAAAGGAAAAACTACAATCCCGAATTAAGTACTGAGGATATTCTCAAAAATGAAAAGAGAAATGAATTATTCCTTAATTGGACAATGGAGAAAGAACTTATTGTAAAATACCTAGAGCCAGGAACAAATGAAAAAGATTTTATGACAGCTACAGATGTTATAATTGAATTACGAGCGATGGGTGTAGGACTAAGTTTAAGCAAAATTAAAATAGGGAAAGCACTAAAGATGCTCAAGTTTCCAGTCGCTCGCCATATGGGCGAAAAGAGAGCTCACGGATATTTAGTTAAACCGAAAGATCTAAGTGCAAAAAATAAAAATTAG
- a CDS encoding DUF3853 family protein: MNQENLLDKPIWQMTGEQFISLLKNNTSSESGEISSQKSSENNQKKTYVYGIRGIANLINRSISTANRIKKSGILDDAIIQHGRTIMVDSEKALQLLKENSEI; encoded by the coding sequence ATGAATCAAGAAAATTTATTAGATAAGCCTATTTGGCAAATGACCGGAGAGCAATTTATTTCACTTTTAAAGAATAATACTTCGTCTGAATCTGGAGAAATATCAAGCCAAAAATCTTCTGAAAATAACCAAAAGAAAACTTATGTATATGGCATCCGAGGAATCGCCAATCTAATTAATCGCAGTATTTCAACCGCCAATAGAATAAAGAAAAGTGGAATTTTAGATGATGCCATTATTCAACATGGTAGAACTATAATGGTGGACTCAGAAAAAGCCTTACAACTTCTAAAAGAAAACTCGGAAATATAA
- a CDS encoding IS3 family transposase (programmed frameshift), protein MKKSRYSPQQIAKILKEFDNGKTAVEISREYGISTAAFYKWRERYGGMNGKELKRLKDLEEENQRLKQMYANLSLDHQMAKEIIEKKPLKPCRKRTIAKELVHYGISRACRVLNMSKSVFYYRPIPKDDTAIEAALQQKAKEHSEEGFWMAYDRLRNEGKPWNHKRVYRVYKKLGLSLRRKVKKRLPARVKEPLEAPIALNRSWSIDFVTDVLENKRRFRGLTVIDDYNREALHIEIDFSLPSKRVVWVLNHLINRRGKPQKIRMDNGPEFVAKIASEWSQMQEIDFQYIQPGKPTQNAFIERFNGTYRRGVLNKYLFENLNQVREQTETWMEDYNNVRPHNALGKMAPVVYAKSHSPGGTARRMKNDIFGQLSSSN, encoded by the exons ATGAAGAAGAGTAGATATTCACCACAGCAAATCGCAAAGATTTTAAAGGAGTTTGATAACGGAAAAACGGCCGTAGAGATAAGCCGTGAATATGGTATTAGTACAGCTGCGTTCTACAAGTGGCGGGAACGCTATGGCGGGATGAATGGTAAAGAGCTTAAGCGCCTGAAGGACCTTGAGGAAGAAAACCAAAGACTGAAGCAGATGTATGCCAATCTATCCCTAGATCATCAAATGGCCAAAGAAATCATTGAAAAAAAGC CTTTAAAGCCCTGCCGTAAAAGAACTATTGCTAAAGAACTTGTTCATTACGGTATTAGCAGGGCGTGCCGTGTTTTAAATATGAGCAAAAGCGTTTTTTATTACAGGCCAATTCCAAAGGACGATACTGCTATCGAAGCGGCCTTACAACAAAAAGCTAAAGAACATAGCGAAGAAGGCTTTTGGATGGCTTACGATCGTCTAAGAAATGAAGGCAAGCCCTGGAACCATAAACGGGTATACCGGGTCTATAAAAAGCTTGGCCTAAGTTTGAGACGAAAGGTAAAAAAGCGGTTACCTGCCAGAGTTAAAGAACCCCTGGAGGCTCCCATAGCTCTTAATCGTAGCTGGAGTATTGATTTTGTAACCGATGTTCTGGAAAATAAAAGGCGCTTCCGTGGTTTAACCGTAATCGATGATTACAACCGGGAAGCATTGCATATAGAAATTGATTTTTCACTGCCCAGCAAACGTGTGGTCTGGGTACTAAACCATTTAATTAATCGCAGAGGAAAACCCCAAAAAATAAGAATGGATAATGGACCTGAATTTGTTGCTAAGATCGCTTCAGAATGGAGCCAGATGCAAGAAATCGATTTTCAGTATATTCAACCCGGGAAACCAACTCAGAATGCTTTTATAGAACGGTTCAATGGAACATATCGAAGGGGCGTTCTCAATAAGTACCTATTTGAAAATCTCAATCAGGTAAGGGAACAAACCGAGACCTGGATGGAAGATTACAACAACGTAAGACCACATAATGCATTGGGAAAAATGGCGCCCGTAGTATACGCGAAAAGTCATTCTCCTGGCGGTACCGCCAGGAGAATGAAAAATGATATTTTCGGACAATTAAGCAGTTCTAATTAG
- a CDS encoding site-specific integrase: MNIKKSGCRFGCRYLQPMITIKKKITIAIEKRRRQGVIVEENAPIFLRLTYSGKRINLYSGFRINLDQWDSENKKVIDGTVNGNDQIAEEINLNIEKQKSEINSLFFKFQIEEKIPTTTEIKEAFEQIRSGNKKIPKKRIIQKSTELSFFEVFDDFTNYNGKINNWTEDTYTKFNTLKTHLQDYNQNLKFEDLTHEGLSDLLVYFMNKLQMRNTTTKKYFEFITWFLRYALSKKYTTNDAFLNFKPKLKIVKKQVIFLTEDEINQIIQTNIPETKQYLTRVRDVLLFLTYSGLRHSDVYELKKSDIKKDKFEVTTVKTLDNLVIDFNHTTKSILDKYKDIPLKKNKALPVISNQKTNEYLKELGELAKINEEITETYFIGNKRYDSPKPKYEYMTSHIGRRSFICLCIAKNIPIQIIMKWTGHSDYKSMIPYIEVSEKTKEIEMKKLNF, encoded by the coding sequence TTGAATATCAAAAAAAGTGGCTGTAGATTTGGCTGTAGATATTTACAGCCAATGATTACAATAAAGAAAAAAATCACTATTGCTATTGAAAAAAGAAGAAGGCAAGGTGTAATAGTAGAAGAAAATGCCCCTATTTTTCTCCGGTTAACTTATTCCGGAAAGAGAATAAATTTATATAGCGGTTTTCGTATTAATTTGGATCAATGGGATAGTGAAAACAAAAAGGTGATTGATGGAACTGTTAATGGCAATGACCAGATAGCTGAAGAGATCAATCTGAATATTGAAAAACAAAAATCAGAGATAAATTCTTTGTTTTTTAAATTTCAAATAGAAGAAAAAATCCCCACTACAACTGAAATTAAAGAAGCCTTCGAACAAATTAGATCCGGGAATAAGAAGATTCCTAAGAAAAGAATAATTCAAAAATCTACTGAACTATCTTTCTTTGAAGTTTTTGATGATTTTACAAATTACAATGGGAAAATCAATAACTGGACGGAAGATACCTATACCAAATTTAACACTTTAAAAACGCACCTACAGGATTATAATCAAAATTTAAAATTTGAAGATTTAACTCACGAAGGATTAAGTGATCTATTGGTTTATTTTATGAATAAACTGCAAATGAGAAATACAACCACTAAAAAATACTTTGAATTTATTACCTGGTTTTTGCGATATGCTTTATCAAAAAAGTATACTACGAATGATGCATTCCTCAATTTCAAACCCAAATTAAAAATAGTAAAGAAGCAGGTTATATTTTTAACTGAAGATGAGATTAATCAAATAATCCAGACTAATATTCCTGAAACCAAACAATATCTTACTAGAGTTCGTGATGTACTACTTTTCCTTACATACAGTGGACTTAGACATTCAGACGTATATGAATTAAAAAAGTCCGATATCAAAAAAGACAAATTTGAAGTAACTACTGTAAAAACATTAGATAATTTGGTTATTGATTTTAACCACACAACAAAATCTATCCTGGATAAATATAAAGATATACCTCTCAAAAAAAATAAGGCCCTACCTGTAATTTCTAATCAAAAGACAAATGAATATTTAAAGGAACTAGGAGAATTAGCAAAAATTAACGAGGAAATTACTGAAACTTACTTTATAGGAAATAAAAGATATGATTCGCCTAAACCAAAATATGAATATATGACCAGTCATATAGGTCGTCGATCTTTTATATGTCTATGTATTGCCAAAAATATCCCAATCCAAATAATTATGAAATGGACAGGTCATTCGGATTATAAATCAATGATACCCTACATCGAAGTATCTGAGAAAACCAAGGAAATTGAAATGAAAAAATTAAATTTCTAA
- a CDS encoding Arm DNA-binding domain-containing protein — MNAVFSHLFYLRKSKTKSDSGIIYFRITVNGKRAVTTTGREVPLSLWNPTSGKATGNSEKAKAINRFLSKVENDIYNAHQRIVDKGERFTSKDIIDLYLGKDKKERTGAGENDSRDLSGTQ; from the coding sequence ATGAATGCAGTATTTTCGCATCTCTTTTATTTGAGAAAAAGTAAAACCAAATCAGATTCTGGAATAATTTATTTCAGAATAACCGTTAATGGCAAACGAGCAGTTACCACAACAGGACGGGAAGTACCGCTATCACTTTGGAATCCAACTTCAGGAAAAGCAACTGGGAATTCGGAAAAGGCCAAAGCTATCAATAGATTTCTCAGTAAAGTTGAGAATGATATTTATAATGCACACCAGAGAATTGTTGATAAAGGAGAGCGTTTCACTTCTAAGGATATTATCGACCTCTATCTTGGGAAAGATAAAAAAGAAAGAACAGGAGCAGGAGAAAATGATTCTAGAGATCTTTCAGGAACACAATGA
- a CDS encoding site-specific integrase gives MILEIFQEHNDRVNRLVGKDFAAGTAERYKTAKKHVQEYIKKEYKTSDIPVKDVNHKFITGLEYYLKTERNCAHNSAIKYVTNFKKIIRIALLNEWIIKDPFKNWKGKLKVVDREFLTEGELQALISKEIKNERLGLVKDIFTFSCFTGLSYAEVKKLSEKEVVIGFDGNRWIKTKRTKTKTRCSVPILPVAEAILEKYSSHPEVSEKRLLPILSNQKTNAYIKEIADLCGINKNLTFHLARHTFATTVTLANGVPIESVSKMLGHKNLQTTQHYAKILDRKVGDDMAALKDRLDSKNFGRNA, from the coding sequence ATGATTCTAGAGATCTTTCAGGAACACAATGATCGAGTGAACAGGCTGGTTGGTAAAGATTTTGCCGCTGGTACGGCCGAAAGGTACAAAACGGCTAAAAAGCATGTGCAAGAGTATATAAAGAAGGAATATAAAACTTCCGATATTCCCGTAAAAGATGTAAATCATAAATTTATTACCGGGTTAGAATATTATTTAAAAACCGAAAGAAACTGTGCGCATAATTCAGCGATCAAATACGTAACAAATTTTAAAAAGATCATTCGTATAGCATTATTAAACGAATGGATAATTAAAGATCCATTTAAGAACTGGAAGGGGAAATTAAAGGTGGTAGACCGGGAATTTCTAACGGAAGGTGAACTTCAAGCTTTGATATCCAAAGAAATTAAAAACGAGCGATTAGGTTTGGTTAAGGATATTTTTACGTTCAGTTGCTTCACAGGGCTTAGTTATGCTGAAGTAAAAAAACTCTCAGAAAAAGAAGTAGTGATTGGTTTTGATGGGAACCGATGGATTAAAACAAAGCGAACAAAGACTAAAACAAGGTGTAGCGTTCCAATTCTTCCTGTGGCAGAAGCTATATTGGAGAAATATTCCTCGCATCCCGAAGTGAGTGAGAAGCGTTTACTTCCGATTTTAAGCAATCAAAAAACGAATGCCTATATCAAAGAAATTGCGGATCTCTGCGGAATTAATAAAAACCTGACTTTTCACCTGGCCAGGCATACCTTCGCTACAACCGTCACCTTAGCAAACGGAGTACCTATCGAGAGTGTTAGTAAGATGCTGGGGCATAAAAACCTGCAGACCACCCAGCACTATGCAAAAATTTTAGATCGAAAGGTCGGTGATGATATGGCAGCACTTAAAGATCGTTTAGATTCTAAGAATTTTGGGAGAAATGCATAA
- a CDS encoding dihydroxyacetone kinase subunit DhaK — protein MKFFINDAQEVVNEGIEGLLTDPNLTKLDNFPEVKVVLQKELDKNKVAVISGGGSGHEPAHAGFVGKGMLTAAVCGDIFASPSVDAVLSAIIATAGEKGCLLIIKNYTGDRLNFGLAAEQARELGYKVETVTVGDDIALGQEVEQRGLAGTLFVHKIAGHLAEEGKSLDEILKTAQKVADNIFSIGLSLEEGKKFQNPESSRLSDSEAELGLGIHGEPGVKTIAMENANDLMSKAIEKLKEYLPKENEKFVLLMNNLGSVTPIEMNILLNSFQKSEIARQVAYIVGPSQLMTSLNMSGFSISLLKLEEGFIEALTSEAAPVSWFIRKFGEISSMESPKLPETMPYKASKNTQSKNALKAVAEEVISLEEDLNAIDEKVGDGDAGSTFATAGKKLLEVADKLPYANTSELLITIGRILAREIGGSSGVLLSIMFTDAGNTYKKESNIGKALSSGLQKMKDYGGAKEGERTMIDALQPAFTALENGEKIDIVAKKARQGADSTKEISNTKFGRSSYLSEESLKGVPDPGAEAVAIVFEKLASL, from the coding sequence ATGAAATTTTTTATTAATGACGCCCAAGAAGTAGTAAATGAAGGTATTGAGGGCTTACTTACAGATCCAAATCTTACCAAACTAGATAATTTTCCGGAAGTAAAGGTTGTACTCCAAAAAGAGTTAGATAAAAATAAAGTAGCGGTTATTTCCGGTGGAGGTTCTGGTCACGAACCAGCTCATGCGGGATTTGTGGGTAAAGGTATGCTTACTGCTGCCGTCTGTGGTGATATTTTTGCTTCTCCATCGGTAGACGCTGTACTTTCTGCCATTATCGCCACAGCCGGAGAAAAAGGATGTCTGCTAATTATTAAAAATTATACCGGAGATCGATTGAATTTTGGACTGGCAGCAGAACAGGCACGCGAATTAGGATATAAAGTTGAAACCGTTACAGTGGGCGATGATATTGCCCTGGGGCAAGAAGTAGAACAACGTGGTTTGGCTGGAACTTTGTTTGTGCATAAAATAGCTGGCCATTTGGCCGAAGAAGGAAAATCTCTTGATGAGATTTTAAAAACAGCCCAAAAAGTAGCCGATAATATTTTTTCAATAGGATTATCCCTGGAAGAAGGAAAGAAGTTTCAAAATCCCGAAAGTTCAAGGTTATCGGATTCTGAAGCGGAACTGGGACTGGGCATTCATGGGGAACCCGGCGTTAAAACTATTGCTATGGAAAACGCCAATGATTTGATGTCAAAAGCCATTGAAAAGTTAAAGGAATACCTCCCAAAAGAAAATGAAAAGTTTGTCTTGTTAATGAACAACTTGGGAAGTGTAACCCCAATAGAAATGAATATTCTCCTCAATTCATTTCAAAAATCAGAAATCGCCAGGCAAGTAGCATATATCGTCGGTCCTTCACAATTGATGACCTCGCTAAACATGAGCGGTTTCTCCATTTCTTTACTCAAATTAGAAGAAGGATTTATAGAAGCATTAACTTCGGAGGCAGCACCAGTTTCCTGGTTTATCAGAAAATTTGGAGAAATTTCTTCTATGGAAAGTCCAAAGCTACCTGAAACGATGCCTTATAAAGCCTCTAAAAATACGCAATCCAAAAACGCTTTAAAAGCCGTTGCTGAAGAAGTAATTTCTTTAGAAGAAGATTTGAATGCTATAGATGAAAAAGTTGGAGATGGGGATGCAGGATCTACATTTGCCACGGCAGGTAAAAAATTATTGGAGGTAGCAGATAAATTACCCTATGCGAACACATCAGAGCTCCTCATTACTATCGGAAGGATTTTAGCAAGGGAAATAGGAGGTTCTAGCGGAGTTTTACTATCTATTATGTTCACAGATGCTGGAAACACCTATAAGAAAGAATCAAATATTGGTAAAGCCTTAAGCAGCGGATTGCAGAAAATGAAAGATTACGGAGGGGCCAAAGAAGGGGAGCGAACCATGATAGACGCTTTGCAGCCCGCCTTTACTGCTTTGGAAAATGGCGAAAAAATTGATATAGTAGCTAAAAAAGCCCGTCAGGGAGCAGATAGCACTAAAGAAATTAGCAATACAAAATTCGGCAGGTCTTCTTATTTATCTGAAGAAAGCTTAAAAGGCGTTCCAGATCCCGGAGCAGAAGCTGTCGCCATAGTTTTTGAAAAATTGGCGTCACTTTAA
- a CDS encoding helix-turn-helix transcriptional regulator, giving the protein MNSKKAIILPKYRKIFEQIGENIKLARKRRKLTTAQVSERAGIHRATLYRIEKGDPGVAIGLYFNVFRVFNLQDDFLKLAVDDEFGRKLQDLDLL; this is encoded by the coding sequence ATGAATTCTAAAAAGGCAATAATCCTACCTAAATATCGAAAAATATTTGAGCAAATAGGAGAAAACATAAAACTTGCCAGAAAGAGACGCAAACTTACTACAGCGCAAGTTTCCGAGCGGGCAGGTATTCATAGGGCTACGCTTTACCGCATTGAAAAAGGTGATCCGGGAGTTGCTATCGGTTTGTATTTTAACGTCTTTAGAGTGTTTAACCTGCAAGATGATTTTTTAAAATTGGCAGTTGATGATGAGTTTGGAAGAAAATTGCAAGATCTTGATTTATTATAA